From Demequina capsici:
GGTTGTCCGGCGGGGCCGCGGGATCGAGCCAGTCGCCCAGCTCCATCGATCCGTCGACCACGCCCTCAGGACCGACGCGGAGCTCCAGGTGATCCACCCAGGCTGTCATGCTCGACCATTGGGCACGCAGGACCCCCACGTCGCCACGCCGCTGGTACATGGTCCACGGGACGATGACCGCGGCGTCGCCCCAGGCGGCCGACGCCGCGCGCGGGAAGCCGCATTCGACCCACGGCACGAAGTTGGGGACCCAGCCGTTCGGCTCCTGCTCCGCCGCCACGTCTCGCAGCCATGAGGTCAGCACCCCGTCGGCGCCGTAGAGGAACTCGCCCGCCGGTGCGAAGACCTGGATGTCCCCGGTCCAGCCCATGCGCTCGTCGCGCTGCGGACAGTCGGTGGGAAGGTCGACGAAGTTGTCGCGCATGCTCCACACGGTGTTCTCGTGCAGGCGCTCCAGCATCGGATCGGAGCATGCGAACCAGCCTCGACGCTCCATCGCCGTGTGGATGGCCACCGCGACGACGTCGCCGTCCGCGAGCTCGCCCGGCCAGCCCTCGAGCTCGGCGTATCTGAAGCCGTGGATCGTGAAGCGAGGGCTCCACGTCACCGGCCCTGAGCCGTCGGCCGTGTACGAGTCGATGGACGGGGCCTGCCGCAGGGGCCGGGTTCCCAGCTCGTCGTCCTCGAGCACCTCGGCATGGTGGAGCCGCACCGTGTGACCGGCCGGCGCGTCCACCGTGATGCGCAGCACTCCGGAGATGTTCTGGCCGAAGTCCAGCCTGATCCGGCCCGATGCCCTGCGCTCCACCGTGACCGGCCGCAGGATCTCGGTGGGCCTCACGGGCTCGCCCACGGCGGCCTCGAGCGCGGCGCCGATCGTGTCGACAGACCTCGTCTCGGGGATCGTCCAGGCATGCGCGTCGAATCCGGGCTCCTGCCATCCGCTCGGTTCCAGCCGCGAGTCGTACGCCTCCCCCTCGTAGAGCCCGGCGCGGACGACAGGGCCCTGATGGGCTGCCCAGGACCCGCCGAGCGGAACAGTGCGCGTGCGACCCTCGGCGTCCGTCACCTCGAGCTGGAGCAACGCTCCGACGTGCTCGCCGTAGACGTCCCACAGGCCACCGTCGAAGCCGATGCGTCCGCGGAACCACCCGTCCGCCAGCTCCACGCCGATCACGTTGGCGCCTGCACGCAGCAGCGAGGTCACATCGTGGACGCGGTACCGCAGACGATGCCCGTAGCTCGTCCAGCCCGGCGCGAGGTGCTCGTCGGACACTCCTGCGCCGTTGAGCGTGGCGGTGAACACGCCGTGTGCGGTGGCGTACAGGCGCGCGGACGTCGGCGCCTCCGCGAGCGCGAACTCGGCGCGCAGCAGGTGCGACGGCCGGAGGACGTGCGGAGCCGACGCGGACGGCACCACGAGCGGCTCGGTCCACGCGGACCGTTCGAGCAGGCCGGCCTCGACCTCGAGCGCCTCGCTCCACGCGGTCCACTCGCCGCCGATCCTCGCCCGTACCGCGACTTCGACCCGCTCACGGGAGGCGAGCGGCGCGAACGGCCACGGGACCAGCAGCCCGTCGGCAGCCTCAAGGCTCGCCGTCGCGTCGTCCCGCGCATCGCCGAGGAGCCTCGCCTCCGCGAGGTCCGCGGCCTGGTCCGCACCTTCCAGGAGCCACGACAGGCGCGGCGTCGACGAGCCGAGGCCGAGCGCGTCCGCCCGCAGCTCCGCCCGGAGCCTCACGACGGCGGTCATCCCTTCACCGCCCCCGAGGTCATGCCGGCCATGACCTTCTTGTTGAGGAAGACGTACAGCGCCAGCGTGCCGAACACCGTCACGGAGATGCCCGCGAAGAGCGGTCCGTAGTCGACCGCGCCGTACTGGCCGGTGAAGTTCAGCAGGCCCACCTGGATCGTGCGAAGGTCCGACTTCGTGACGAACGTCAACGCGATCAGGAGGTCGTTCCACAGGAAGAAGAACTGCACCAGCGCCACGGTGAAGATCGCGTTCTTCACGAGCGGCACGGTGATGCTCCAGAAGATCCGGTACACGTTCGCTCCGTCGAGCGTCGCGGCCTCGAAGACCTCGGACGGGATGGCCCGCATGAACGTCGCGATCATGAACACGGTGAGCGGCATCCCGATCGCCGTGTAGGTGATGATCAGCGGCCACATGGTGCTGGTGATGCCGATCTTGAAGTACACCGTGAACAGCGGCAGCAGGATCATCTGGGTGGGGATCATGATGCCCGCGAGGAAGAGCACCAGCACCAGGCTGCGCCCCTTCCACACGAGGATCTGCAGCGCGTAGGCCGCAGCGGTGCCGAGCACGAGGATCAGCCCGAGCGACGGGAACACCGCGATCACGGAGTTCTTGATGTACGTGCCCAGCCCGCCGTCGACGAACGCGGACACGTAGTTGTCCAGGTTCCAGTGCTGCGGCAGCGCCCAGAACGGCTCGGACAGGAACTCGGGCTGCGTCTTGAACGAGCCCATCAGGATCCAGAACATGGGGTACAGGACCGTGAGCAGGATCAGCCCGACGCCGATCCAGCCAGGGATGCGGCGCAGGGTGACGCTCAGCGGCTTGCGGCTGCGGCGCGAGGGGGTGTCGATGGCGGTCACCTGGTCACGTCCTTGCGCATCGACCGGAAGACGAAGATGGTCGCCACGAGGCACAGGAGCGTCAGCATGAAGGCGACCGTGCTGCCATACCCGTACTGCCCGTAGGCGAACGACGTCCGGAACATGTAGAGCGTGAGCGGGGTCGTCGCAGAGCCAGGGCCGCCGTTGGTGAGCGCGACGATGGAGTCGAAGACCTTGAGGGTGCCGTTGATGGAGAAGATCAGCGACGACAGCAGGATCGGCAGCGACAGCGGGAACACGATCTTGCGCACGAGCTTCCAGCCTGAGGCGCCGTCGATGCGTGCGGACTCCATGATGTCCTGCGGGATCTCGACCAGGCCCGCGTAGAGCAGCACCGCGTAGAAGCCCATCGAGCGCCAGACGTCCATGATGATGATCACCCAGAACGAGTAGCCCGGGTCGCCCAGGAAGTCCGTGAGGTCGCCGCCGAGCCACATGATGATGGCATTCACCGGCCCGGCCGTCGGCGCGGCCTCGAACATGCGCGTGAACATCAGCGCGACGGCGACCGTCGGCAGGATCACGGGGAAGAAGATGGTGGCGCGCACCAGCGAGGATCTGTTGCGCAGGAAGAAGATGTAGAGCAGCGCGAGGCCGTAGCCTGCAGCGACCTGCAGCGTCGTCATCACGATCGCGTAGCGCAGCGTGAACCACAGCGCATCGATCGCGGTCTCGTCGCCGAAGAACTTGATCCAGTTGTCGAATCCGACGAACTCGAAGCCCGTCACGGCGTTGCCGGACTGGAAGGTGTAGGTGACCGACCAGACGATCGGGATGAGCATGACGATGGTGTAGACGAGCAATGCGGGCGTCAGCATGAGCAGCGTGGCGCCGCGATTGCGGAAGACGGATTCCACGGTGATGTCCTCGGTTGATGGTTGACCGTGCCCGGCCCCCGGGCGTCGGGAGCCGGGCACGGACTGGTGGGAGCGAGCGGGCCGGGTCAGCCCTCGTTGGCCGCCTGCACGAGCGCCATGAAGTCAGCGCCCGACAGCGATCCGGTGGCGAGTCCGCCGCCGTTGGTCTGCGACACGGTGGTCCCCTCCGAGGTGAACGCCGCCTCGAACCAGAGGATCGAGCCGGTCGCGTTCGCGATCTGGTCCTGCACCATCGTCGTCAGATCGGACTGGTCGGCGGGGGTCTCGGTGATGGTGAAGCCTGTGACCTGGCCCGATTCGGCGAGCGCCACGTTGCCGTAGTTCTCAGCGATGCACTTGACCCATGCGCCGATGTCGTCGGTGTAGTTGGCAGTCGTGAACATCACAGGGATGCCTGCGT
This genomic window contains:
- a CDS encoding family 78 glycoside hydrolase catalytic domain, giving the protein MTAVVRLRAELRADALGLGSSTPRLSWLLEGADQAADLAEARLLGDARDDATASLEAADGLLVPWPFAPLASRERVEVAVRARIGGEWTAWSEALEVEAGLLERSAWTEPLVVPSASAPHVLRPSHLLRAEFALAEAPTSARLYATAHGVFTATLNGAGVSDEHLAPGWTSYGHRLRYRVHDVTSLLRAGANVIGVELADGWFRGRIGFDGGLWDVYGEHVGALLQLEVTDAEGRTRTVPLGGSWAAHQGPVVRAGLYEGEAYDSRLEPSGWQEPGFDAHAWTIPETRSVDTIGAALEAAVGEPVRPTEILRPVTVERRASGRIRLDFGQNISGVLRITVDAPAGHTVRLHHAEVLEDDELGTRPLRQAPSIDSYTADGSGPVTWSPRFTIHGFRYAELEGWPGELADGDVVAVAIHTAMERRGWFACSDPMLERLHENTVWSMRDNFVDLPTDCPQRDERMGWTGDIQVFAPAGEFLYGADGVLTSWLRDVAAEQEPNGWVPNFVPWVECGFPRAASAAWGDAAVIVPWTMYQRRGDVGVLRAQWSSMTAWVDHLELRVGPEGVVDGSMELGDWLDPAAPPDNPGAARTDRYLVASAYVVRSARIVAETALLLGEEQAAARYGALAERVGRALRNRWFSDLSLIAHAPTALALGLEFQLVDDQAVRARLGELLAQAVREGGHHVQTGFVGTPIICDALASTGHLDDAYALLLQTECPSWLYPVTMGATTIWERWDSMLPDGTINPGDMTSFNHYALGAVVDFLHRVVAGLAPVAPGYRAIEVRPRPGGGLTSASASHLSPFGRISVAWTLHDGDFRLTVDVPPGVAATVILPDGTERAAGVGSHHYQAILAQAQEHAR
- a CDS encoding carbohydrate ABC transporter permease, whose product is MTAIDTPSRRSRKPLSVTLRRIPGWIGVGLILLTVLYPMFWILMGSFKTQPEFLSEPFWALPQHWNLDNYVSAFVDGGLGTYIKNSVIAVFPSLGLILVLGTAAAYALQILVWKGRSLVLVLFLAGIMIPTQMILLPLFTVYFKIGITSTMWPLIITYTAIGMPLTVFMIATFMRAIPSEVFEAATLDGANVYRIFWSITVPLVKNAIFTVALVQFFFLWNDLLIALTFVTKSDLRTIQVGLLNFTGQYGAVDYGPLFAGISVTVFGTLALYVFLNKKVMAGMTSGAVKG
- a CDS encoding carbohydrate ABC transporter permease, producing the protein MESVFRNRGATLLMLTPALLVYTIVMLIPIVWSVTYTFQSGNAVTGFEFVGFDNWIKFFGDETAIDALWFTLRYAIVMTTLQVAAGYGLALLYIFFLRNRSSLVRATIFFPVILPTVAVALMFTRMFEAAPTAGPVNAIIMWLGGDLTDFLGDPGYSFWVIIIMDVWRSMGFYAVLLYAGLVEIPQDIMESARIDGASGWKLVRKIVFPLSLPILLSSLIFSINGTLKVFDSIVALTNGGPGSATTPLTLYMFRTSFAYGQYGYGSTVAFMLTLLCLVATIFVFRSMRKDVTR